One segment of Elusimicrobiota bacterium DNA contains the following:
- a CDS encoding PaaI family thioesterase, which translates to MTGAKTLPWTRACFVCGQDNPHGLRLRCRLEAGLAVLEHTAREADLGWKTFVHGGITMALMDEVMAWAAMVSARRPCVTAEMTTRLRRPARLGMRLRAEGQVNETKARMVLTAARVIDEQGQELATASGKFVPMNPESAGAWLEDLIFEGGTLRPDELFAIK; encoded by the coding sequence ATGACCGGCGCAAAGACCCTGCCTTGGACGCGGGCCTGCTTCGTCTGCGGGCAGGACAACCCCCACGGCCTGCGCCTGCGCTGCCGGCTTGAGGCCGGCCTTGCCGTCTTGGAGCACACGGCGCGCGAGGCGGACCTGGGCTGGAAGACCTTCGTCCACGGCGGCATCACCATGGCCTTGATGGACGAGGTCATGGCTTGGGCGGCCATGGTCTCGGCCCGGAGGCCCTGCGTCACGGCGGAGATGACCACGCGGCTGCGCCGGCCGGCCCGGCTAGGGATGCGGCTGCGCGCCGAGGGGCAGGTCAACGAGACGAAGGCCAGGATGGTCCTCACCGCGGCGCGGGTGATCGACGAGCAGGGCCAGGAGCTCGCCACGGCCTCGGGCAAATTCGTGCCCATGAATCCCGAGTCGGCCGGGGCTTGGCTGGAGGATCTGATCTTTGAAGGCGGGACCCTCCGGCCCGACGAATTGTTTGCCATCAAGTAA
- a CDS encoding S8 family serine peptidase — protein sequence MKRAACLAALLALSRGGLAASFADRVKVLDAKGAVRGEALSDRLIVRFREGLDAAQRNSVHQAVGTTELRSLGAPGLFEVSVGIGADVRQVLRLIQARPEVSQADYVFSHHLDLTSNDPLAPQQYSLSQMDAFGAWEFEVGTSNNVTIAVLDSGVDDSHPDFAGKIDTANRKDFCPPAQPGCSGVCGAAFSDDFGHGTRVAGVAAASGNNGLGIAGISWGARILPIKVIDNTGCSDDATLVAALNYVAGLEPGLGKAVINMSLGGVESPCNAALITAVDNALAKDVVVVAAAGNYDFLDNPGKVVECPAKIPGVIAAGATDSSNNIAVFSAVGPEMATNGVVAPGVDILSTMIGGGYGTESGTSFSAPNVSGVAALVRAAKPAKTPTDVFNIIRGSADSIGVASAGAGAGLRPAGSSSGAGRVNAFRAMRLAVNGTAAFDGDQKAIAYPNPFRTSQTGAVSFSIPTSLQGANAAIKIYTIGGEYVRTVTGLTWDGRNAAGSPVVTGTYIFVVSTDNGTTRGRVAVIR from the coding sequence ATGAAGAGGGCGGCGTGCCTCGCCGCGCTGTTGGCCCTGTCCCGAGGGGGCTTGGCGGCCTCGTTCGCCGACAGGGTGAAGGTCCTCGATGCGAAGGGCGCGGTCCGAGGCGAGGCGCTGTCGGACCGTCTCATTGTCCGGTTTCGGGAGGGCTTGGACGCCGCGCAGAGGAATTCCGTGCATCAGGCCGTGGGGACGACGGAACTGCGCAGTCTGGGAGCCCCGGGCCTCTTCGAAGTCTCGGTTGGCATCGGAGCGGATGTGCGGCAGGTCCTCCGCCTCATCCAGGCCCGACCGGAGGTTTCCCAGGCGGATTACGTCTTTTCTCACCATCTGGACCTGACCTCCAACGACCCCCTGGCGCCACAGCAATACTCCTTGTCCCAGATGGATGCGTTCGGCGCATGGGAATTCGAGGTCGGTACATCCAACAACGTCACCATCGCCGTCTTGGACAGCGGCGTGGACGACTCGCATCCTGATTTCGCCGGCAAGATCGACACCGCCAACCGCAAGGATTTCTGCCCGCCGGCCCAGCCCGGCTGCTCCGGCGTGTGCGGGGCTGCTTTCTCGGACGATTTCGGGCATGGCACCAGGGTCGCTGGGGTCGCCGCCGCTTCGGGAAACAACGGCCTGGGCATTGCGGGTATCTCTTGGGGTGCCCGTATCCTCCCGATCAAGGTCATCGACAACACGGGTTGCAGCGATGATGCGACTCTGGTCGCTGCTCTGAATTACGTGGCCGGCCTCGAACCCGGTCTGGGCAAAGCGGTCATCAATATGAGTCTGGGTGGAGTCGAGTCCCCCTGCAATGCGGCGTTGATCACCGCGGTCGACAACGCCTTGGCTAAAGACGTAGTCGTGGTCGCCGCGGCCGGCAACTATGATTTCCTGGATAATCCGGGCAAGGTCGTTGAGTGTCCGGCCAAGATCCCCGGTGTCATTGCGGCCGGGGCTACGGATTCGAGCAACAATATCGCGGTATTCTCCGCGGTCGGGCCCGAGATGGCCACCAACGGCGTCGTGGCTCCGGGGGTCGATATCCTCAGCACGATGATCGGCGGCGGCTATGGGACGGAGAGCGGGACATCCTTCTCGGCTCCCAATGTTTCTGGAGTGGCCGCTCTGGTACGAGCGGCCAAGCCCGCGAAGACCCCGACAGACGTCTTTAACATCATCCGCGGAAGCGCCGACTCTATCGGTGTGGCTTCAGCGGGCGCAGGCGCGGGATTGCGGCCGGCTGGAAGCAGCTCCGGCGCCGGTCGCGTCAACGCCTTTCGCGCCATGCGCCTGGCCGTCAACGGGACTGCCGCTTTCGACGGCGACCAGAAGGCCATCGCTTATCCTAACCCCTTCCGCACCTCTCAGACGGGCGCCGTCTCCTTCTCGATCCCGACCAGCCTGCAGGGCGCCAATGCCGCCATCAAGATCTACACGATCGGCGGCGAGTACGTGCGGACGGTCACGGGCCTGACCTGGGACGGCCGCAACGCCGCCGGCAGCCCCGTGGTTACCGGCACCTACATCTTCGTCGTCTCCACCGACAACGGCACCACGCGGGGCCGTGTGGCGGTCATCCGTTGA
- a CDS encoding HAD-IA family hydrolase has protein sequence MIRAVIFDVDNTLTDFMKMKRAAVDSAVESMIDAGLQVRKEAMVEKIFETYWKEGVEDQKIFDKVLKAEFGGVDYKLLAAGIVGYRRSKAGTMALYPHVHLTLLELMRLGVKSAALSDAPKLEVWLRIVGLGLHHYFDHVVTSADLGVHKPAPEPFRKALEVLGTKPGETVMVGDWAERDVAGAKNLGIRTAWAKYGDTHETKDSGAEFVLTDISELVDIIRKENGIP, from the coding sequence ATGATCAGGGCGGTCATCTTCGACGTCGACAACACCCTCACCGACTTCATGAAGATGAAGCGGGCGGCGGTGGACTCGGCCGTGGAGAGCATGATCGACGCGGGCCTCCAGGTGCGCAAGGAGGCCATGGTCGAGAAGATCTTCGAGACCTACTGGAAAGAGGGCGTGGAGGACCAGAAGATCTTCGACAAGGTGCTCAAGGCGGAGTTCGGCGGCGTCGACTACAAGCTGCTGGCCGCGGGCATCGTGGGCTACCGCCGCTCCAAAGCCGGGACCATGGCGCTCTATCCGCACGTGCACCTGACCCTTTTGGAGCTCATGCGGCTCGGCGTCAAGAGCGCGGCCCTCTCCGACGCCCCGAAGCTCGAGGTGTGGCTGCGCATCGTGGGCCTGGGCCTGCATCACTACTTCGACCACGTCGTGACTTCGGCGGACCTCGGGGTGCATAAGCCCGCGCCGGAGCCCTTCCGCAAGGCGCTGGAGGTCCTGGGCACCAAGCCCGGGGAGACGGTCATGGTGGGCGACTGGGCCGAGCGGGACGTCGCGGGAGCCAAGAACCTGGGCATCCGCACCGCCTGGGCCAAGTACGGCGACACGCACGAGACCAAGGACTCGGGCGCCGAGTTCGTGCTGACGGATATCTCCGAGCTGGTGGATATCATCCGCAAGGAGAACGGGATCCCATGA
- a CDS encoding GAF domain-containing protein, whose protein sequence is MADNDKTTLAAGTAAGMDVNTALELFSIAGSLNSTIDLDFLLQKIGAAAERLLDSEASAIMLVTDDRKQLYFKVASGEKAQTLKTMTLPVGQGIGGWVALHRKPVVVNDTRTDPRFAGKFDKASGFVTNSLLCVPMEYRSELVGVVEVLNKRSGGYSQEHIGLLSSLASLASVAITNAKVISEQKNFFSHVMELLVGVIETTKPNMTEHPVRSAQLACAIGRALGVEDYEYRMLYYAGILHDMGYVAFKNQRLLADLGITSASEEMHPMLSVKMLEGIKMVEGALPFIGHHHERYDGTGYPGKLKGEAIPLGARILGLVESMEELRLIGLHGEELEKRALQEAAEGKGTRFDPAVVEAFVAVLSAKGGPW, encoded by the coding sequence ATGGCTGACAACGACAAGACCACTTTGGCCGCGGGAACGGCCGCCGGCATGGACGTCAACACCGCCCTGGAGCTCTTCTCCATCGCGGGCAGCCTCAATTCCACCATCGACCTGGACTTCCTCCTGCAGAAGATCGGCGCCGCGGCCGAGCGTCTGCTCGATTCCGAGGCCAGCGCCATCATGCTGGTGACCGACGACCGCAAACAACTCTACTTCAAGGTGGCTTCCGGGGAGAAGGCGCAGACCCTGAAGACCATGACTTTGCCTGTCGGCCAGGGCATCGGCGGCTGGGTGGCGCTGCACCGCAAGCCCGTGGTGGTCAATGACACCCGAACGGATCCCCGTTTCGCCGGCAAGTTCGACAAGGCCTCCGGCTTCGTGACCAACTCGCTCTTGTGCGTGCCCATGGAGTACCGGAGCGAACTCGTGGGCGTCGTGGAGGTGCTCAACAAGCGCTCCGGGGGCTACTCCCAGGAGCACATCGGACTGCTCTCCAGCCTGGCCAGCCTGGCCTCGGTGGCCATCACCAACGCCAAGGTCATCTCCGAGCAGAAGAACTTCTTCTCTCACGTCATGGAGCTGCTGGTGGGAGTCATCGAGACGACCAAGCCCAATATGACCGAGCATCCCGTACGCTCGGCCCAGCTCGCCTGCGCCATCGGCCGGGCCCTGGGCGTCGAAGACTACGAGTACCGCATGCTCTACTACGCCGGCATCCTGCATGACATGGGCTATGTGGCTTTTAAGAACCAGCGCCTGCTCGCGGACCTGGGGATCACGAGCGCTTCAGAGGAGATGCACCCCATGCTCTCGGTCAAGATGCTCGAGGGCATCAAGATGGTGGAAGGCGCGCTGCCTTTCATCGGGCACCACCATGAGCGCTATGACGGCACCGGCTATCCGGGCAAGCTGAAGGGCGAGGCCATACCGCTGGGCGCGCGCATCCTGGGCCTGGTCGAGTCCATGGAGGAGCTTCGCCTCATCGGCCTGCACGGAGAGGAGCTCGAGAAGCGCGCACTGCAGGAAGCCGCGGAGGGCAAGGGCACGCGCTTCGACCCCGCGGTCGTGGAGGCCTTCGTCGCGGTGCTCTCCGCCAAGGGCGGGCCCTGGTAG
- a CDS encoding ATPase, T2SS/T4P/T4SS family has translation MALKGLQRRKTVTEILGESKLLSEEQLKTAEADAKKNNKILQQSIIDLKLMSNGQLLKCLSGEWQVKAVDLGQIGIDNEIAKIIPEAVSRRHHAIPFAKEESALFVAMADPRDFFVVEDIQLRTGMAVEPYLAMPQDIMAALDNAYGKGEGAVMNRLVADMAKKEAEGTQVGEGMQVVKDEAKSDIAEVDASAPEVEKLVNAIILGALSMKASDIHIEPFEDATGKNSKLLLRYRVDGRLLPGPFIVPWGYRAAVAAKIKIMTGSMNITERRIPQSGRIQILAGGNPIEFRVEMVPTVYGESCVMRILDRKSVQVDIMKMGFMPDTLDKFLGLLKGIGGKKNFGLIVVCGPTGSGKSTTLYAALNHVNRPDIKILTAENPVEYNLEGIVQVPVNPDLKLGENKKFDFATALRSFLRLDPDVIMVGEIRDEETAHIAMEAAMTGHLVFSTIHTNDASSTISRLTDMGLPSFMVAGTIKAILAQRLSRRLCSECKAPHDPTPEEVKIFQENAVDLPAGTKLCGPPPGGGCDTCKNLGYKGRVGMHELLVMTDTLRTFCLKDVAADPVKREAMKEGMRLIVQDGLEKVKMGLTTVREVLGGTE, from the coding sequence ATGGCTCTCAAAGGTCTGCAGCGGCGCAAGACGGTGACGGAGATCCTCGGCGAAAGCAAGCTCTTGAGCGAAGAGCAGCTCAAGACCGCCGAGGCCGACGCCAAGAAGAACAACAAGATCCTCCAGCAGTCCATCATCGACCTCAAGCTCATGAGCAACGGACAGCTCCTCAAGTGCCTTTCCGGGGAATGGCAAGTCAAAGCCGTGGACTTAGGGCAGATCGGTATCGACAATGAGATCGCCAAGATCATCCCCGAGGCCGTGTCCCGGCGCCACCATGCCATCCCTTTCGCCAAGGAGGAGAGCGCCCTCTTCGTGGCCATGGCCGACCCGCGGGACTTCTTCGTCGTTGAAGACATCCAGCTGCGCACGGGGATGGCGGTCGAGCCCTACCTGGCCATGCCCCAGGACATCATGGCGGCCTTGGACAACGCCTACGGCAAGGGCGAGGGCGCGGTCATGAACCGGCTCGTCGCGGACATGGCCAAGAAGGAGGCCGAGGGGACCCAGGTGGGCGAAGGCATGCAAGTGGTCAAGGACGAGGCCAAGTCCGACATCGCCGAGGTCGACGCCTCCGCCCCCGAGGTCGAGAAGCTCGTCAACGCCATCATCCTGGGCGCCCTGAGCATGAAGGCCTCGGACATCCACATCGAGCCCTTCGAGGACGCCACGGGCAAGAACTCCAAGCTCCTGCTGCGCTACCGCGTCGACGGGCGCCTGCTGCCCGGTCCCTTCATCGTGCCCTGGGGCTACCGGGCCGCGGTCGCGGCCAAGATCAAGATCATGACCGGCTCCATGAACATCACGGAGCGGCGCATCCCCCAGTCCGGCCGCATCCAGATCCTGGCCGGAGGCAACCCCATCGAGTTCCGCGTGGAGATGGTCCCCACGGTCTACGGCGAGTCCTGCGTCATGCGTATCCTGGACCGCAAGTCCGTGCAGGTGGACATCATGAAGATGGGCTTCATGCCCGACACCTTGGACAAGTTCCTGGGGCTCCTCAAGGGCATCGGCGGCAAGAAGAACTTCGGCCTCATCGTGGTCTGCGGCCCCACGGGCTCGGGCAAATCCACCACTCTCTACGCCGCCTTGAACCACGTCAACCGCCCGGACATCAAGATCCTCACCGCCGAGAACCCGGTCGAGTACAACCTCGAGGGCATCGTCCAGGTGCCCGTCAACCCGGACTTGAAGCTCGGCGAGAACAAGAAGTTCGATTTCGCCACGGCCCTGCGTTCCTTCCTGCGCCTCGACCCAGACGTCATCATGGTCGGTGAGATCCGCGACGAGGAGACCGCGCACATCGCCATGGAGGCCGCCATGACCGGCCATCTGGTGTTCTCCACAATCCACACCAACGACGCTTCTTCCACCATCTCGCGCCTGACCGACATGGGCCTGCCCTCGTTCATGGTGGCCGGCACGATCAAGGCGATCCTGGCCCAGCGCCTCTCGCGCCGGCTGTGCTCCGAATGCAAGGCCCCCCACGACCCCACGCCGGAGGAAGTGAAAATTTTCCAAGAGAACGCGGTGGACCTGCCCGCGGGCACCAAGCTCTGCGGCCCTCCGCCGGGCGGCGGGTGCGACACCTGCAAGAACCTCGGCTACAAGGGCCGCGTCGGCATGCACGAATTGCTCGTGATGACCGACACCCTGCGCACCTTTTGCCTGAAGGATGTCGCCGCCGATCCGGTGAAGCGCGAGGCCATGAAGGAAGGTATGCGCCTCATCGTGCAGGACGGCCTGGAGAAGGTCAAGATGGGGTTGACCACGGTCCGGGAAGTCCTGGGAGGAACGGAGTGA
- the smpB gene encoding SsrA-binding protein SmpB yields MGKSDKKEAEAKQTVATNRKARHFYEVLEVFEAGLCLTGPEVKSLRDGRASLDGCFGRHEGRELFLFNFYIPPYRFNTASLPLDSRRTRKLLMSRAQIDRIARSLQTKGLTMVPLEVYFRRGWAKVALALARGKKSPDRRDDLKKKAVMREAQKSFKGKYRG; encoded by the coding sequence ATGGGCAAGAGCGATAAAAAAGAAGCCGAGGCCAAGCAGACCGTCGCCACGAACCGCAAGGCCCGGCACTTCTACGAGGTCTTGGAGGTCTTCGAGGCCGGGCTCTGCCTGACCGGACCGGAAGTTAAGTCCCTGCGCGACGGACGGGCCTCTTTGGACGGCTGCTTCGGCCGGCACGAAGGGCGGGAGCTGTTCCTCTTCAATTTCTACATCCCCCCCTACAGATTCAACACCGCCTCCCTGCCCTTGGACTCGCGCCGCACCCGCAAGCTGCTCATGAGCCGAGCCCAGATAGACCGCATCGCCCGCAGCCTCCAGACCAAGGGCCTCACCATGGTCCCGCTCGAAGTCTATTTCCGCCGAGGGTGGGCCAAGGTGGCCCTGGCCCTGGCGCGCGGCAAGAAGAGCCCGGATCGCCGCGATGACTTGAAGAAGAAAGCGGTCATGCGGGAAGCGCAGAAGTCATTCAAGGGCAAGTACCGGGGCTAG
- a CDS encoding DUF192 domain-containing protein, which yields MAERILVAFNRTREREIASRVAVADDSVSRSRGLLGRTALAPEEGLWIVPCPMIHTFFMKFVIDVVFLDRQLRVVRVLERLKPWRLSPWVFGAHSVLELAGGRLQGSVRVGDCLELR from the coding sequence ATGGCAGAGCGTATTTTAGTAGCGTTTAACCGTACGCGCGAGCGCGAGATAGCCTCCCGCGTCGCCGTCGCAGACGATTCCGTGTCGCGTTCGCGCGGCCTGCTCGGCCGGACCGCGCTGGCGCCGGAGGAAGGCCTTTGGATCGTGCCGTGCCCGATGATCCACACCTTTTTCATGAAGTTCGTCATTGACGTCGTGTTCCTGGACCGGCAGCTGCGCGTCGTGCGCGTTCTGGAAAGGCTCAAACCCTGGCGCCTCTCGCCGTGGGTCTTCGGGGCGCACAGCGTCCTGGAACTTGCCGGAGGCAGGCTCCAGGGTTCGGTCCGGGTCGGCGACTGTCTGGAATTGCGTTAA
- a CDS encoding acyl-CoA carboxylase subunit beta → MSETKRPKHQHPPTGKLEEMRARAQSARAGGGPEAAARQHAAGKLTARERLDLLLDEDSFEETDLLVHGREGGRFAGDGVVAGFGRVAGRPLCVYAHDYTVWSGTMGQAQSRKICKVLDLAFESGIPVVALCDSAGARLEEGVDSLGGYGEIFQRHVAASGYVPQITAILGPCAGGAVYAPALTDFVFMVDGTSHMYLTAPELVAGIGGEACDPESLGGAHLHSSRSGVCHFLARSEPDCFRQMRELLDYLPQNWRERAKPVMPSDDPRRTSEVLGAVADMDTKKPYRIHEVIWEIADGHQFLEVHKEFARNIVTGFVRLNGESVGVVANNPAYLSGALDISASEKAARFVRFCDCFNIPLLTLVDVPGYWPGLEQEFNGLIRKGAKLVYAYCQASVPKVTVVLRKAYGGAYEVMGSKHIRGDVNFAWPSAEIAVMGPARAVDILYADRLQASADREADRQALIGDYVRDCASPYQAARHGYIDEVIDARETRPKVIRALQFLRHKRTERIPKKHGNIPF, encoded by the coding sequence ATGAGCGAGACCAAGAGGCCCAAGCACCAGCACCCGCCCACGGGCAAGCTCGAGGAGATGCGGGCGCGGGCGCAGAGCGCCCGGGCCGGGGGCGGTCCCGAGGCCGCGGCGCGCCAGCACGCCGCCGGCAAGCTCACGGCGCGCGAAAGGCTCGACCTCCTCCTCGACGAGGACAGCTTCGAGGAGACCGACCTCCTGGTCCACGGACGGGAGGGGGGGAGATTCGCCGGCGACGGGGTCGTGGCCGGGTTCGGCCGCGTGGCCGGCCGGCCCCTGTGCGTCTATGCCCACGACTACACGGTGTGGAGCGGGACCATGGGCCAGGCCCAGTCCCGCAAGATCTGCAAGGTGCTTGACCTGGCCTTCGAGTCCGGCATCCCGGTGGTGGCCCTGTGCGACTCGGCTGGCGCTCGCCTCGAGGAAGGGGTGGATTCGCTGGGCGGCTACGGGGAGATATTCCAGCGGCATGTGGCCGCCTCCGGCTACGTGCCCCAGATCACCGCCATCCTCGGGCCCTGCGCGGGCGGGGCGGTCTACGCCCCGGCGCTGACCGACTTCGTCTTCATGGTGGACGGCACCAGCCACATGTACCTGACCGCGCCGGAGCTGGTGGCCGGGATCGGAGGGGAGGCCTGCGACCCCGAGTCGCTCGGGGGGGCGCACCTGCACAGCAGCCGTTCGGGGGTCTGCCATTTCCTGGCCCGCTCCGAGCCGGACTGCTTCCGCCAGATGCGCGAACTCCTGGACTACCTGCCGCAGAACTGGCGCGAGCGCGCCAAGCCCGTCATGCCTTCCGACGACCCTCGGCGCACCAGCGAGGTCCTGGGCGCGGTCGCCGATATGGATACGAAGAAACCCTATCGGATCCATGAGGTCATCTGGGAGATCGCCGACGGCCATCAATTCCTGGAGGTCCACAAGGAGTTCGCGCGCAACATCGTGACGGGCTTCGTCCGGCTCAACGGCGAGAGCGTGGGGGTCGTGGCCAACAATCCCGCCTATCTATCCGGGGCGCTCGACATCAGCGCCAGCGAGAAGGCCGCCCGGTTCGTGCGCTTCTGCGATTGCTTCAACATCCCCCTGCTGACCTTGGTCGACGTCCCCGGCTACTGGCCGGGCCTGGAACAGGAGTTCAACGGGCTCATCCGTAAGGGCGCCAAACTGGTCTACGCCTACTGCCAGGCCAGCGTCCCCAAGGTGACGGTGGTCCTGCGCAAGGCCTACGGCGGGGCCTACGAGGTGATGGGCTCCAAGCATATCCGCGGGGACGTCAACTTCGCGTGGCCCAGCGCGGAGATCGCGGTGATGGGCCCGGCCCGGGCCGTGGACATCCTCTACGCGGACCGCCTGCAGGCCTCGGCCGACCGGGAGGCGGACCGCCAGGCGCTCATCGGCGACTACGTGCGGGATTGCGCGTCTCCCTACCAGGCCGCGCGGCACGGCTACATCGACGAGGTCATCGACGCGCGCGAGACCCGGCCCAAGGTCATCCGCGCCCTGCAGTTCCTGCGCCACAAGAGGACGGAGCGCATCCCCAAGAAGCACGGCAACATCCCCTTCTGA